From a region of the Micropterus dolomieu isolate WLL.071019.BEF.003 ecotype Adirondacks linkage group LG21, ASM2129224v1, whole genome shotgun sequence genome:
- the ewsr1b gene encoding EWS RNA-binding protein 1b isoform X7: MASAPDYSSYSQTSAQQGYASYAAQPSQSYGQSAQSYGQQNYGSYAQPAAADGSYTQTTPAAGSYPQQQQQYGSSYAQPAAAGYPAAQSTTHSYSQSTQGYGASGYDSTPAAAAPAASQSYGSQPGYTAQSAYPGYGQQAAPTAPQSYNANSQPASYNQSSYSQPATYAQQQPGYQAQQASYGQQQGYQQPAQQQQQAPPAYPPQAAGSYGQASTNQYSQQGGPPSYNQSNHYNNYRQDGQGGGSGYSGSDSARYPGAGESRGPGRDGFDRGGMMHRGRGGMGRGMGSAGERGGFSKPGGPMGGDEREMGRPEEQDDSENSTIYITGLTEKANLEEMAEFFKHVGPIRINRRLGQPAINIYTDKDSGKPKGDATLSYEEPICAKAAVEHFDGKEFQGRRLKVSMARRKPMMGGMRGGMPMRDGMMGRGGMMGRGGDRGGFGPRGGPRGMGRGGPTGGNMQQRAGDWECPNPGCGNQNFAWRMECNQCKAPKPEGLGGGPPFPPGGDRGRGGMGMRGGRGMDRGGPAGAGGPGGPGGFRGGWGGDRGGFRGRGGMDRGGFRGAGRGGPPMDRMGGRGGRGMGPPGGKMDMRDHRQERRERPY, encoded by the exons ATGGCGTCGGCTCCGG ATTACAGCTCCTACAGTCAGACCAGTGCTCAACAGGG GTATGCCTCTTATGCAGCCCAGCCCTCACAAAGTTATGGACAGTCTGCACAG AGTTATGGTCAACAAAATTATGGCTCATATGCCCAACCTGCTGCTGCAGACGGAAGTTACACGCAGACAACACCTGCAGCTGGCAGCTACCcccagcagcaacaacagtatGGATCCTCCTATGCTCAGCCTGCAGCAG CTGGCTATCCTGCTGCCCAGTCTACCACTCATAGCTACTCCCAGTCAACCCAGGGTTATGGAGCCAGTGGTTATGACAGtactcctgctgctgctgctccagctgCCTCCCAGTCTTATGGCTCTCAGCCAGGGTATACTGCCCAGTCTGCCTACCCTGGTTATGGTCAGCAGGCTGCTCCCACTGCACCACAGAG TTATAATGCTAACAGCCAGCCGGCTAGTTACAATCAAAGCAGCTACTCGCAACCAGCAACATATGCCCAACAACAACCTGGCTACCAAGCCCAGCAGGCGAGCTATGGCCAACAGCAGGGGTACCAGCAGCCGGcccagcagcaacaacaggctCCCCCTGCTTACCCTCCTCAGGCTGCTGGTTCCTATGGGCAGGCTTCAACCAACCAGTACAGCCAGCAAGGTGGACCTCCCAGTTACAACCAGTCCAACCATTACA ATAATTACAGACAGGATGGCCAGGGTGGAGGTTCTGGTTATTCTGGCTCTGATTCTGCAAGGTACCCTGGGGCAGGGGAGAGCAGGGGTCCTGGCAGGGACGGCTTTGATCGAGGTGGAATGATGCACCGAGGGCGTGGAGGCATGGGCCGCGGCATGGG cagcgctggagagagaggtGGCTTCAGTAAGCCTGGTG GACCTATGGGCGGTGACGAGCGTGAAATGG GACGTCCTGAGGAGCAGGATGACTCTGAGAACAGCACGATCTACATCACAGGGTTGACTGAGAAGGCTAACCTGGAGGAGATGGCTGAATTCTTTAAACATGTTGGCCCAATCAGG ATTAACCGCCGACTTGGCCAACCTGCCATTAACATATACACAGACAAGGACTCTGGGAAGCCCAAGGGAGATGCCACCCTGTCCTATGAGGAGCCAATCTGTGCCAAAGCAGCTGTGGAGCATTTTGATG gAAAGGAGTTCCAAGGCCGAAGGCTTAAGGTATCCATGGCACGCCGCAAGCCCATGATGGGTGGAATGAGAGGTGGCATGCCTATGCGAGATGGCATGATGGGTCGTGGAG GTATGATGGGCCGTGGAGGAGACCGTGGCGGGTTTGGTCCAAGAGGTGGTCCACGCGGTATGGGCAGAGGTGGACCCACAGGAGGCAACATGCAGCAGAGAGCTGGCGACTGGGAGTGTCCTAACCC TGGTTGTGGCAACCAGAACTTTGCCTGGAGGATGGAGTGTAACCAGTGCAAAGCCCCCAAACCAGAAGGGTTAGGTGGTGGCCCTCCCTTTCCCCCCGGAGGTGACCGTGGCAGAGGTGGAATGGGAATGCGTGGAGGTAGAGGTATGGACCGTGGTGGGCCGGCGGGAGCTGGAGGCCCAGGTGGCCCTGGAGGTTTCCGTGGAGGCTGGGGAGGCGACCGCGGTGGATTCAGAGGGCGTGGTGGAATGGATAGGGGAGGTTTCCGGGGGGCTGGACGTGGAGGACCACCCATGGACCGAATGGGTGGCAGAGGTGGAAGAGGAATGGGCCCACCAGGTGGCAAGATGGACATGAG GGACCATCGCCAGGAGCGCAGAGAGCGACCCTACTGA
- the ewsr1b gene encoding EWS RNA-binding protein 1b isoform X4, with protein sequence MASAPADYSSYSQTSAQQGYASYAAQPSQSYGQSAQQSYGQQNYGSYAQPAAADGSYTQTTPAAGSYPQQQQQYGSSYAQPAAAGYPAAQSTTHSYSQSTQGYGASGYDSTPAAAAPAASQSYGSQPGYTAQSAYPGYGQQAAPTAPQSYNANSQPASYNQSSYSQPATYAQQQPGYQAQQASYGQQQGYQQPAQQQQQAPPAYPPQAAGSYGQASTNQYSQQGGPPSYNQSNHYNNYRQDGQGGGSGYSGSDSARYPGAGESRGPGRDGFDRGGMMHRGRGGMGRGMGSAGERGGFSKPGGPMGGDEREMGRPEEQDDSENSTIYITGLTEKANLEEMAEFFKHVGPIRINRRLGQPAINIYTDKDSGKPKGDATLSYEEPICAKAAVEHFDGKEFQGRRLKVSMARRKPMMGGMRGGMPMRDGMMGRGGMMGRGGDRGGFGPRGGPRGMGRGGPTGGNMQQRAGDWECPNPGCGNQNFAWRMECNQCKAPKPEGLGGGPPFPPGGDRGRGGMGMRGGRGMDRGGPAGAGGPGGPGGFRGGWGGDRGGFRGRGGMDRGGFRGAGRGGPPMDRMGGRGGRGMGPPGGKMDMRDHRQERRERPY encoded by the exons ATGGCGTCGGCTCCGG CAGATTACAGCTCCTACAGTCAGACCAGTGCTCAACAGGG GTATGCCTCTTATGCAGCCCAGCCCTCACAAAGTTATGGACAGTCTGCACAG CAGAGTTATGGTCAACAAAATTATGGCTCATATGCCCAACCTGCTGCTGCAGACGGAAGTTACACGCAGACAACACCTGCAGCTGGCAGCTACCcccagcagcaacaacagtatGGATCCTCCTATGCTCAGCCTGCAGCAG CTGGCTATCCTGCTGCCCAGTCTACCACTCATAGCTACTCCCAGTCAACCCAGGGTTATGGAGCCAGTGGTTATGACAGtactcctgctgctgctgctccagctgCCTCCCAGTCTTATGGCTCTCAGCCAGGGTATACTGCCCAGTCTGCCTACCCTGGTTATGGTCAGCAGGCTGCTCCCACTGCACCACAGAG TTATAATGCTAACAGCCAGCCGGCTAGTTACAATCAAAGCAGCTACTCGCAACCAGCAACATATGCCCAACAACAACCTGGCTACCAAGCCCAGCAGGCGAGCTATGGCCAACAGCAGGGGTACCAGCAGCCGGcccagcagcaacaacaggctCCCCCTGCTTACCCTCCTCAGGCTGCTGGTTCCTATGGGCAGGCTTCAACCAACCAGTACAGCCAGCAAGGTGGACCTCCCAGTTACAACCAGTCCAACCATTACA ATAATTACAGACAGGATGGCCAGGGTGGAGGTTCTGGTTATTCTGGCTCTGATTCTGCAAGGTACCCTGGGGCAGGGGAGAGCAGGGGTCCTGGCAGGGACGGCTTTGATCGAGGTGGAATGATGCACCGAGGGCGTGGAGGCATGGGCCGCGGCATGGG cagcgctggagagagaggtGGCTTCAGTAAGCCTGGTG GACCTATGGGCGGTGACGAGCGTGAAATGG GACGTCCTGAGGAGCAGGATGACTCTGAGAACAGCACGATCTACATCACAGGGTTGACTGAGAAGGCTAACCTGGAGGAGATGGCTGAATTCTTTAAACATGTTGGCCCAATCAGG ATTAACCGCCGACTTGGCCAACCTGCCATTAACATATACACAGACAAGGACTCTGGGAAGCCCAAGGGAGATGCCACCCTGTCCTATGAGGAGCCAATCTGTGCCAAAGCAGCTGTGGAGCATTTTGATG gAAAGGAGTTCCAAGGCCGAAGGCTTAAGGTATCCATGGCACGCCGCAAGCCCATGATGGGTGGAATGAGAGGTGGCATGCCTATGCGAGATGGCATGATGGGTCGTGGAG GTATGATGGGCCGTGGAGGAGACCGTGGCGGGTTTGGTCCAAGAGGTGGTCCACGCGGTATGGGCAGAGGTGGACCCACAGGAGGCAACATGCAGCAGAGAGCTGGCGACTGGGAGTGTCCTAACCC TGGTTGTGGCAACCAGAACTTTGCCTGGAGGATGGAGTGTAACCAGTGCAAAGCCCCCAAACCAGAAGGGTTAGGTGGTGGCCCTCCCTTTCCCCCCGGAGGTGACCGTGGCAGAGGTGGAATGGGAATGCGTGGAGGTAGAGGTATGGACCGTGGTGGGCCGGCGGGAGCTGGAGGCCCAGGTGGCCCTGGAGGTTTCCGTGGAGGCTGGGGAGGCGACCGCGGTGGATTCAGAGGGCGTGGTGGAATGGATAGGGGAGGTTTCCGGGGGGCTGGACGTGGAGGACCACCCATGGACCGAATGGGTGGCAGAGGTGGAAGAGGAATGGGCCCACCAGGTGGCAAGATGGACATGAG GGACCATCGCCAGGAGCGCAGAGAGCGACCCTACTGA
- the ewsr1b gene encoding EWS RNA-binding protein 1b isoform X3 — MDARLPVLPNYSSYSQTSAQQGYASYAAQPSQSYGQSAQSYGQQNYGSYAQPAAADGSYTQTTPAAGSYPQQQQQYGSSYAQPAAAGYPAAQSTTHSYSQSTQGYGASGYDSTPAAAAPAASQSYGSQPGYTAQSAYPGYGQQAAPTAPQSYNANSQPASYNQSSYSQPATYAQQQPGYQAQQASYGQQQGYQQPAQQQQQAPPAYPPQAAGSYGQASTNQYSQQGGPPSYNQSNHYNNYRQDGQGGGSGYSGSDSARYPGAGESRGPGRDGFDRGGMMHRGRGGMGRGMGSAGERGGFSKPGGPMGGDEREMGRPEEQDDSENSTIYITGLTEKANLEEMAEFFKHVGPIRINRRLGQPAINIYTDKDSGKPKGDATLSYEEPICAKAAVEHFDGKEFQGRRLKVSMARRKPMMGGMRGGMPMRDGMMGRGGMMGRGGDRGGFGPRGGPRGMGRGGPTGGNMQQRAGDWECPNPGCGNQNFAWRMECNQCKAPKPEGLGGGPPFPPGGDRGRGGMGMRGGRGMDRGGPAGAGGPGGPGGFRGGWGGDRGGFRGRGGMDRGGFRGAGRGGPPMDRMGGRGGRGMGPPGGKMDMRDHRQERRERPY; from the exons ATGGACGCCAGATTACCAGTTTTGCCAA ATTACAGCTCCTACAGTCAGACCAGTGCTCAACAGGG GTATGCCTCTTATGCAGCCCAGCCCTCACAAAGTTATGGACAGTCTGCACAG AGTTATGGTCAACAAAATTATGGCTCATATGCCCAACCTGCTGCTGCAGACGGAAGTTACACGCAGACAACACCTGCAGCTGGCAGCTACCcccagcagcaacaacagtatGGATCCTCCTATGCTCAGCCTGCAGCAG CTGGCTATCCTGCTGCCCAGTCTACCACTCATAGCTACTCCCAGTCAACCCAGGGTTATGGAGCCAGTGGTTATGACAGtactcctgctgctgctgctccagctgCCTCCCAGTCTTATGGCTCTCAGCCAGGGTATACTGCCCAGTCTGCCTACCCTGGTTATGGTCAGCAGGCTGCTCCCACTGCACCACAGAG TTATAATGCTAACAGCCAGCCGGCTAGTTACAATCAAAGCAGCTACTCGCAACCAGCAACATATGCCCAACAACAACCTGGCTACCAAGCCCAGCAGGCGAGCTATGGCCAACAGCAGGGGTACCAGCAGCCGGcccagcagcaacaacaggctCCCCCTGCTTACCCTCCTCAGGCTGCTGGTTCCTATGGGCAGGCTTCAACCAACCAGTACAGCCAGCAAGGTGGACCTCCCAGTTACAACCAGTCCAACCATTACA ATAATTACAGACAGGATGGCCAGGGTGGAGGTTCTGGTTATTCTGGCTCTGATTCTGCAAGGTACCCTGGGGCAGGGGAGAGCAGGGGTCCTGGCAGGGACGGCTTTGATCGAGGTGGAATGATGCACCGAGGGCGTGGAGGCATGGGCCGCGGCATGGG cagcgctggagagagaggtGGCTTCAGTAAGCCTGGTG GACCTATGGGCGGTGACGAGCGTGAAATGG GACGTCCTGAGGAGCAGGATGACTCTGAGAACAGCACGATCTACATCACAGGGTTGACTGAGAAGGCTAACCTGGAGGAGATGGCTGAATTCTTTAAACATGTTGGCCCAATCAGG ATTAACCGCCGACTTGGCCAACCTGCCATTAACATATACACAGACAAGGACTCTGGGAAGCCCAAGGGAGATGCCACCCTGTCCTATGAGGAGCCAATCTGTGCCAAAGCAGCTGTGGAGCATTTTGATG gAAAGGAGTTCCAAGGCCGAAGGCTTAAGGTATCCATGGCACGCCGCAAGCCCATGATGGGTGGAATGAGAGGTGGCATGCCTATGCGAGATGGCATGATGGGTCGTGGAG GTATGATGGGCCGTGGAGGAGACCGTGGCGGGTTTGGTCCAAGAGGTGGTCCACGCGGTATGGGCAGAGGTGGACCCACAGGAGGCAACATGCAGCAGAGAGCTGGCGACTGGGAGTGTCCTAACCC TGGTTGTGGCAACCAGAACTTTGCCTGGAGGATGGAGTGTAACCAGTGCAAAGCCCCCAAACCAGAAGGGTTAGGTGGTGGCCCTCCCTTTCCCCCCGGAGGTGACCGTGGCAGAGGTGGAATGGGAATGCGTGGAGGTAGAGGTATGGACCGTGGTGGGCCGGCGGGAGCTGGAGGCCCAGGTGGCCCTGGAGGTTTCCGTGGAGGCTGGGGAGGCGACCGCGGTGGATTCAGAGGGCGTGGTGGAATGGATAGGGGAGGTTTCCGGGGGGCTGGACGTGGAGGACCACCCATGGACCGAATGGGTGGCAGAGGTGGAAGAGGAATGGGCCCACCAGGTGGCAAGATGGACATGAG GGACCATCGCCAGGAGCGCAGAGAGCGACCCTACTGA
- the ewsr1b gene encoding EWS RNA-binding protein 1b isoform X6: protein MASAPADYSSYSQTSAQQGYASYAAQPSQSYGQSAQSYGQQNYGSYAQPAAADGSYTQTTPAAGSYPQQQQQYGSSYAQPAAAGYPAAQSTTHSYSQSTQGYGASGYDSTPAAAAPAASQSYGSQPGYTAQSAYPGYGQQAAPTAPQSYNANSQPASYNQSSYSQPATYAQQQPGYQAQQASYGQQQGYQQPAQQQQQAPPAYPPQAAGSYGQASTNQYSQQGGPPSYNQSNHYNNYRQDGQGGGSGYSGSDSARYPGAGESRGPGRDGFDRGGMMHRGRGGMGRGMGSAGERGGFSKPGGPMGGDEREMGRPEEQDDSENSTIYITGLTEKANLEEMAEFFKHVGPIRINRRLGQPAINIYTDKDSGKPKGDATLSYEEPICAKAAVEHFDGKEFQGRRLKVSMARRKPMMGGMRGGMPMRDGMMGRGGMMGRGGDRGGFGPRGGPRGMGRGGPTGGNMQQRAGDWECPNPGCGNQNFAWRMECNQCKAPKPEGLGGGPPFPPGGDRGRGGMGMRGGRGMDRGGPAGAGGPGGPGGFRGGWGGDRGGFRGRGGMDRGGFRGAGRGGPPMDRMGGRGGRGMGPPGGKMDMRDHRQERRERPY, encoded by the exons ATGGCGTCGGCTCCGG CAGATTACAGCTCCTACAGTCAGACCAGTGCTCAACAGGG GTATGCCTCTTATGCAGCCCAGCCCTCACAAAGTTATGGACAGTCTGCACAG AGTTATGGTCAACAAAATTATGGCTCATATGCCCAACCTGCTGCTGCAGACGGAAGTTACACGCAGACAACACCTGCAGCTGGCAGCTACCcccagcagcaacaacagtatGGATCCTCCTATGCTCAGCCTGCAGCAG CTGGCTATCCTGCTGCCCAGTCTACCACTCATAGCTACTCCCAGTCAACCCAGGGTTATGGAGCCAGTGGTTATGACAGtactcctgctgctgctgctccagctgCCTCCCAGTCTTATGGCTCTCAGCCAGGGTATACTGCCCAGTCTGCCTACCCTGGTTATGGTCAGCAGGCTGCTCCCACTGCACCACAGAG TTATAATGCTAACAGCCAGCCGGCTAGTTACAATCAAAGCAGCTACTCGCAACCAGCAACATATGCCCAACAACAACCTGGCTACCAAGCCCAGCAGGCGAGCTATGGCCAACAGCAGGGGTACCAGCAGCCGGcccagcagcaacaacaggctCCCCCTGCTTACCCTCCTCAGGCTGCTGGTTCCTATGGGCAGGCTTCAACCAACCAGTACAGCCAGCAAGGTGGACCTCCCAGTTACAACCAGTCCAACCATTACA ATAATTACAGACAGGATGGCCAGGGTGGAGGTTCTGGTTATTCTGGCTCTGATTCTGCAAGGTACCCTGGGGCAGGGGAGAGCAGGGGTCCTGGCAGGGACGGCTTTGATCGAGGTGGAATGATGCACCGAGGGCGTGGAGGCATGGGCCGCGGCATGGG cagcgctggagagagaggtGGCTTCAGTAAGCCTGGTG GACCTATGGGCGGTGACGAGCGTGAAATGG GACGTCCTGAGGAGCAGGATGACTCTGAGAACAGCACGATCTACATCACAGGGTTGACTGAGAAGGCTAACCTGGAGGAGATGGCTGAATTCTTTAAACATGTTGGCCCAATCAGG ATTAACCGCCGACTTGGCCAACCTGCCATTAACATATACACAGACAAGGACTCTGGGAAGCCCAAGGGAGATGCCACCCTGTCCTATGAGGAGCCAATCTGTGCCAAAGCAGCTGTGGAGCATTTTGATG gAAAGGAGTTCCAAGGCCGAAGGCTTAAGGTATCCATGGCACGCCGCAAGCCCATGATGGGTGGAATGAGAGGTGGCATGCCTATGCGAGATGGCATGATGGGTCGTGGAG GTATGATGGGCCGTGGAGGAGACCGTGGCGGGTTTGGTCCAAGAGGTGGTCCACGCGGTATGGGCAGAGGTGGACCCACAGGAGGCAACATGCAGCAGAGAGCTGGCGACTGGGAGTGTCCTAACCC TGGTTGTGGCAACCAGAACTTTGCCTGGAGGATGGAGTGTAACCAGTGCAAAGCCCCCAAACCAGAAGGGTTAGGTGGTGGCCCTCCCTTTCCCCCCGGAGGTGACCGTGGCAGAGGTGGAATGGGAATGCGTGGAGGTAGAGGTATGGACCGTGGTGGGCCGGCGGGAGCTGGAGGCCCAGGTGGCCCTGGAGGTTTCCGTGGAGGCTGGGGAGGCGACCGCGGTGGATTCAGAGGGCGTGGTGGAATGGATAGGGGAGGTTTCCGGGGGGCTGGACGTGGAGGACCACCCATGGACCGAATGGGTGGCAGAGGTGGAAGAGGAATGGGCCCACCAGGTGGCAAGATGGACATGAG GGACCATCGCCAGGAGCGCAGAGAGCGACCCTACTGA
- the ewsr1b gene encoding EWS RNA-binding protein 1b isoform X1 — MDARLPVLPNYSSYSQTSAQQGYASYAAQPSQSYGQSAQQSYGQQNYGSYAQPAAADGSYTQTTPAAGSYPQQQQQYGSSYAQPAAAGYPAAQSTTHSYSQSTQGYGASGYDSTPAAAAPAASQSYGSQPGYTAQSAYPGYGQQAAPTAPQSYNANSQPASYNQSSYSQPATYAQQQPGYQAQQASYGQQQGYQQPAQQQQQAPPAYPPQAAGSYGQASTNQYSQQGGPPSYNQSNHYNNYRQDGQGGGSGYSGSDSARYPGAGESRGPGRDGFDRGGMMHRGRGGMGRGMGSAGERGGFSKPGGPMGGDEREMGRPEEQDDSENSTIYITGLTEKANLEEMAEFFKHVGPIRINRRLGQPAINIYTDKDSGKPKGDATLSYEEPICAKAAVEHFDGKEFQGRRLKVSMARRKPMMGGMRGGMPMRDGMMGRGGMMGRGGDRGGFGPRGGPRGMGRGGPTGGNMQQRAGDWECPNPGCGNQNFAWRMECNQCKAPKPEGLGGGPPFPPGGDRGRGGMGMRGGRGMDRGGPAGAGGPGGPGGFRGGWGGDRGGFRGRGGMDRGGFRGAGRGGPPMDRMGGRGGRGMGPPGGKMDMRDHRQERRERPY, encoded by the exons ATGGACGCCAGATTACCAGTTTTGCCAA ATTACAGCTCCTACAGTCAGACCAGTGCTCAACAGGG GTATGCCTCTTATGCAGCCCAGCCCTCACAAAGTTATGGACAGTCTGCACAG CAGAGTTATGGTCAACAAAATTATGGCTCATATGCCCAACCTGCTGCTGCAGACGGAAGTTACACGCAGACAACACCTGCAGCTGGCAGCTACCcccagcagcaacaacagtatGGATCCTCCTATGCTCAGCCTGCAGCAG CTGGCTATCCTGCTGCCCAGTCTACCACTCATAGCTACTCCCAGTCAACCCAGGGTTATGGAGCCAGTGGTTATGACAGtactcctgctgctgctgctccagctgCCTCCCAGTCTTATGGCTCTCAGCCAGGGTATACTGCCCAGTCTGCCTACCCTGGTTATGGTCAGCAGGCTGCTCCCACTGCACCACAGAG TTATAATGCTAACAGCCAGCCGGCTAGTTACAATCAAAGCAGCTACTCGCAACCAGCAACATATGCCCAACAACAACCTGGCTACCAAGCCCAGCAGGCGAGCTATGGCCAACAGCAGGGGTACCAGCAGCCGGcccagcagcaacaacaggctCCCCCTGCTTACCCTCCTCAGGCTGCTGGTTCCTATGGGCAGGCTTCAACCAACCAGTACAGCCAGCAAGGTGGACCTCCCAGTTACAACCAGTCCAACCATTACA ATAATTACAGACAGGATGGCCAGGGTGGAGGTTCTGGTTATTCTGGCTCTGATTCTGCAAGGTACCCTGGGGCAGGGGAGAGCAGGGGTCCTGGCAGGGACGGCTTTGATCGAGGTGGAATGATGCACCGAGGGCGTGGAGGCATGGGCCGCGGCATGGG cagcgctggagagagaggtGGCTTCAGTAAGCCTGGTG GACCTATGGGCGGTGACGAGCGTGAAATGG GACGTCCTGAGGAGCAGGATGACTCTGAGAACAGCACGATCTACATCACAGGGTTGACTGAGAAGGCTAACCTGGAGGAGATGGCTGAATTCTTTAAACATGTTGGCCCAATCAGG ATTAACCGCCGACTTGGCCAACCTGCCATTAACATATACACAGACAAGGACTCTGGGAAGCCCAAGGGAGATGCCACCCTGTCCTATGAGGAGCCAATCTGTGCCAAAGCAGCTGTGGAGCATTTTGATG gAAAGGAGTTCCAAGGCCGAAGGCTTAAGGTATCCATGGCACGCCGCAAGCCCATGATGGGTGGAATGAGAGGTGGCATGCCTATGCGAGATGGCATGATGGGTCGTGGAG GTATGATGGGCCGTGGAGGAGACCGTGGCGGGTTTGGTCCAAGAGGTGGTCCACGCGGTATGGGCAGAGGTGGACCCACAGGAGGCAACATGCAGCAGAGAGCTGGCGACTGGGAGTGTCCTAACCC TGGTTGTGGCAACCAGAACTTTGCCTGGAGGATGGAGTGTAACCAGTGCAAAGCCCCCAAACCAGAAGGGTTAGGTGGTGGCCCTCCCTTTCCCCCCGGAGGTGACCGTGGCAGAGGTGGAATGGGAATGCGTGGAGGTAGAGGTATGGACCGTGGTGGGCCGGCGGGAGCTGGAGGCCCAGGTGGCCCTGGAGGTTTCCGTGGAGGCTGGGGAGGCGACCGCGGTGGATTCAGAGGGCGTGGTGGAATGGATAGGGGAGGTTTCCGGGGGGCTGGACGTGGAGGACCACCCATGGACCGAATGGGTGGCAGAGGTGGAAGAGGAATGGGCCCACCAGGTGGCAAGATGGACATGAG GGACCATCGCCAGGAGCGCAGAGAGCGACCCTACTGA
- the ewsr1b gene encoding EWS RNA-binding protein 1b isoform X2 encodes MDARLPVLPNYSSYSQTSAQQGYASYAAQPSQSYGQSAQQSYGQQNYGSYAQPAAADGSYTQTTPAAGSYPQQQQQYGSSYAQPAAAGYPAAQSTTHSYSQSTQGYGASGYDSTPAAAAPAASQSYGSQPGYTAQSAYPGYGQQAAPTAPQSYNANSQPASYNQSSYSQPATYAQQQPGYQAQQASYGQQQGYQQPAQQQQQAPPAYPPQAAGSYGQASTNQYSQQGGPPSYNQSNHYNNYRQDGQGGGSGYSGSDSARYPGAGESRGPGRDGFDRGGMMHRGRGGMGRGMGAGERGGFSKPGGPMGGDEREMGRPEEQDDSENSTIYITGLTEKANLEEMAEFFKHVGPIRINRRLGQPAINIYTDKDSGKPKGDATLSYEEPICAKAAVEHFDGKEFQGRRLKVSMARRKPMMGGMRGGMPMRDGMMGRGGMMGRGGDRGGFGPRGGPRGMGRGGPTGGNMQQRAGDWECPNPGCGNQNFAWRMECNQCKAPKPEGLGGGPPFPPGGDRGRGGMGMRGGRGMDRGGPAGAGGPGGPGGFRGGWGGDRGGFRGRGGMDRGGFRGAGRGGPPMDRMGGRGGRGMGPPGGKMDMRDHRQERRERPY; translated from the exons ATGGACGCCAGATTACCAGTTTTGCCAA ATTACAGCTCCTACAGTCAGACCAGTGCTCAACAGGG GTATGCCTCTTATGCAGCCCAGCCCTCACAAAGTTATGGACAGTCTGCACAG CAGAGTTATGGTCAACAAAATTATGGCTCATATGCCCAACCTGCTGCTGCAGACGGAAGTTACACGCAGACAACACCTGCAGCTGGCAGCTACCcccagcagcaacaacagtatGGATCCTCCTATGCTCAGCCTGCAGCAG CTGGCTATCCTGCTGCCCAGTCTACCACTCATAGCTACTCCCAGTCAACCCAGGGTTATGGAGCCAGTGGTTATGACAGtactcctgctgctgctgctccagctgCCTCCCAGTCTTATGGCTCTCAGCCAGGGTATACTGCCCAGTCTGCCTACCCTGGTTATGGTCAGCAGGCTGCTCCCACTGCACCACAGAG TTATAATGCTAACAGCCAGCCGGCTAGTTACAATCAAAGCAGCTACTCGCAACCAGCAACATATGCCCAACAACAACCTGGCTACCAAGCCCAGCAGGCGAGCTATGGCCAACAGCAGGGGTACCAGCAGCCGGcccagcagcaacaacaggctCCCCCTGCTTACCCTCCTCAGGCTGCTGGTTCCTATGGGCAGGCTTCAACCAACCAGTACAGCCAGCAAGGTGGACCTCCCAGTTACAACCAGTCCAACCATTACA ATAATTACAGACAGGATGGCCAGGGTGGAGGTTCTGGTTATTCTGGCTCTGATTCTGCAAGGTACCCTGGGGCAGGGGAGAGCAGGGGTCCTGGCAGGGACGGCTTTGATCGAGGTGGAATGATGCACCGAGGGCGTGGAGGCATGGGCCGCGGCATGGG cgctggagagagaggtGGCTTCAGTAAGCCTGGTG GACCTATGGGCGGTGACGAGCGTGAAATGG GACGTCCTGAGGAGCAGGATGACTCTGAGAACAGCACGATCTACATCACAGGGTTGACTGAGAAGGCTAACCTGGAGGAGATGGCTGAATTCTTTAAACATGTTGGCCCAATCAGG ATTAACCGCCGACTTGGCCAACCTGCCATTAACATATACACAGACAAGGACTCTGGGAAGCCCAAGGGAGATGCCACCCTGTCCTATGAGGAGCCAATCTGTGCCAAAGCAGCTGTGGAGCATTTTGATG gAAAGGAGTTCCAAGGCCGAAGGCTTAAGGTATCCATGGCACGCCGCAAGCCCATGATGGGTGGAATGAGAGGTGGCATGCCTATGCGAGATGGCATGATGGGTCGTGGAG GTATGATGGGCCGTGGAGGAGACCGTGGCGGGTTTGGTCCAAGAGGTGGTCCACGCGGTATGGGCAGAGGTGGACCCACAGGAGGCAACATGCAGCAGAGAGCTGGCGACTGGGAGTGTCCTAACCC TGGTTGTGGCAACCAGAACTTTGCCTGGAGGATGGAGTGTAACCAGTGCAAAGCCCCCAAACCAGAAGGGTTAGGTGGTGGCCCTCCCTTTCCCCCCGGAGGTGACCGTGGCAGAGGTGGAATGGGAATGCGTGGAGGTAGAGGTATGGACCGTGGTGGGCCGGCGGGAGCTGGAGGCCCAGGTGGCCCTGGAGGTTTCCGTGGAGGCTGGGGAGGCGACCGCGGTGGATTCAGAGGGCGTGGTGGAATGGATAGGGGAGGTTTCCGGGGGGCTGGACGTGGAGGACCACCCATGGACCGAATGGGTGGCAGAGGTGGAAGAGGAATGGGCCCACCAGGTGGCAAGATGGACATGAG GGACCATCGCCAGGAGCGCAGAGAGCGACCCTACTGA